One region of Zingiber officinale cultivar Zhangliang chromosome 7B, Zo_v1.1, whole genome shotgun sequence genomic DNA includes:
- the LOC122004925 gene encoding dolichol kinase EVAN-like isoform X1 — protein sequence MAGGAADVFNGERAVVALFVSRVLLSAPLSLLYESLALFLLSACGLLVEISVESSSAPPRFKTRPGASSGTLLGAVTLPAVILSRLIQLSRVLLENNATSDEISGLDMQFWTVSASCFSVLIFFCLTFQHSPKNTTFFQLKNFRTSNCGLMHMVLLSMALCYLSFTAKADSGYLPLLKFVWLICHSLASVMLIQHILQAFPSCASLGEVLLVSSGLMLYFGDALAHSLSKALAFLAPSALTFLKYGTRSEIAIVIQGVMVGLFLFPAFYKIVLWAWLHLTNLRKPEALATNGGPNNVVEMSVLFYASLLFMLTALIPAWMYLVWDFQKHPVAWVFTFVFSDPLKHLALCLYWVCVICVSVLRFYDISKHSKIERILLRKYYHLVAVLMFSPALLLLPAFLNLAFGAAFAVFLVLEMIRVWKIWPLGHTIHQFMNAFTDHRDSDILIVSHFSLLLGCALPIWMSSGLNDRPLAPFAGILSLGIGDTMASVVGHKYGVLRWSKTGKKTIEGTAAGITSVLAACSVLLPLLASTGYFFSQHWLSLLVAVTVSGLLEAYTAQLDNAFIPLVFYSLLCL from the exons ATGGCCGGAGGGGCGGCCGATGTCTTCAACGGCGAGAGGGCCGTCGTTGCCCTATTTGTCTCGCGTGTACTCCTTTCTGCCCCCCTCTCCCTCCTTTATGAGTCTCTCGCTCTCTTCCTTCTTTCCGCTTGCGGCCTGCTCGTTGAGATCTCCGTGGAGAGTTCCTCCGCCCCGCCCCGCTTCAAAACAAG GCCTGGTGCATCTTCTGGGACACTACTGGGTGCGGTGACTCTACCTGCTGTCATACTTTCCCGACTGATACAACTTTCAAGAGTGCTTCTGGAGAATAATGCCACTTCTGATG AGATTTCAGGATTGGATATGCAGTTTTGGACCGTATCTGCTAGCTGCTTTAGTGTGCTAATATTCTTCTGTTTAACATTCCAACATTCTCCCAAGAATACAACTTTCTTTCAGCTTAAGAACTTTCGAACTTCAAATTGTGGGCTAATGCACATGGTGTTGTTGTCCATGGCTCTTTGCTATTTGTCTTTCACAGCAAAAGCAGACAGTG GGTATCTTCCTTTGTTGAAATTTGTGTGGTTAATTTGTCATTCGTTGGCTAGTGTTATGCTTATCCAGCACATTCTTCAGGCATTCCCATCATGCGCTTCATTAG GGGAAGTACTTCTAGTGTCTAGTGGTTTGATGCTTTACTTTGGTGACGCACTGGCGCATTCCCTTAGCAAG GCCTTGGCATTCTTAGCACCATCAGCACTGACTTTCCTTAAATATGGAACTCGTTCTGAAATAGCAATAGTTATTCAG GGAGTGATGGTTGGCCTGTTCCTTTTCCCTGCGTTCTACAAAATTGTTCTTTGGGCTTGGCTTCACCTAACAAACTTGAGGAAGCCTGAAGCTTTAGCAACCAATGGGGGACCAAACAATGTGGTTGAAATGTCAGTTTTGTTTTATGCTTCTCTCTTGTTCATGTTGACAGCATTGATTCCAGCTTGGATGTACCTTGTTTGGGATTTTCAGAAGCATCCTGTTGCATG GGTGTTTACATTTGTCTTCTCAGACCCACTCAAGCACTTGGCACTATGTTTATATTGGGTTTGTGTGATCTGTGTCTCAGTTTTGCGGTTCTACGATATATCAAAGCACAGCAAGATTGAGAGGATTCTTCTTAGGAAATACTACCATTTAGTGGCAGTTCTAATGTTTTCACctgctcttcttcttctg CCTGCCTTTTTGAACCTTGCATTTGGTGCAGCCTTTGCAGTTTTTCTAGTGTTGGAAATGATTAGG GTCTGGAAAATCTGGCCATTGGGACACACTATTCACCAATTCATGAATGCTTTTACTGATCATCGTGACTCGGACATTCTTATTGTCAG TCACTTCTCCCTCTTACTTGGATGTGCCCTTCCAATATGGATGTCATCTGGGCTGAATGATAGACCCCTTGCTCCTTTTGCTGGGATTTTAAGCCTAGGGATTGGTGACACAATG GCATCAGTTGTTGGCCACAAGTATGGTGTTCTTCGGTGGAGCAAAACTGGAA AGAAAACTATCGAAGGTACTGCAGCTGGAATAACGTCTGTCCTCGCAGCCTGCTCAGTCCTCCTGCCTCTACTAGCATCAACTGGTTATTTCTTTTCCCAG CACTGGTTGTCTTTGCTTGTGGCAGTCACGGTCAGCGGCTTGTTGGAGGCATACACGGCACAACTTGACAATGCCTTTATTCCTCTTGTATTTTACAGCCTCCTGTGTCTATGA
- the LOC122004925 gene encoding dolichol kinase EVAN-like isoform X2: MQFWTVSASCFSVLIFFCLTFQHSPKNTTFFQLKNFRTSNCGLMHMVLLSMALCYLSFTAKADSGYLPLLKFVWLICHSLASVMLIQHILQAFPSCASLGEVLLVSSGLMLYFGDALAHSLSKALAFLAPSALTFLKYGTRSEIAIVIQGVMVGLFLFPAFYKIVLWAWLHLTNLRKPEALATNGGPNNVVEMSVLFYASLLFMLTALIPAWMYLVWDFQKHPVAWVFTFVFSDPLKHLALCLYWVCVICVSVLRFYDISKHSKIERILLRKYYHLVAVLMFSPALLLLPAFLNLAFGAAFAVFLVLEMIRVWKIWPLGHTIHQFMNAFTDHRDSDILIVSHFSLLLGCALPIWMSSGLNDRPLAPFAGILSLGIGDTMASVVGHKYGVLRWSKTGKKTIEGTAAGITSVLAACSVLLPLLASTGYFFSQHWLSLLVAVTVSGLLEAYTAQLDNAFIPLVFYSLLCL, translated from the exons ATGCAGTTTTGGACCGTATCTGCTAGCTGCTTTAGTGTGCTAATATTCTTCTGTTTAACATTCCAACATTCTCCCAAGAATACAACTTTCTTTCAGCTTAAGAACTTTCGAACTTCAAATTGTGGGCTAATGCACATGGTGTTGTTGTCCATGGCTCTTTGCTATTTGTCTTTCACAGCAAAAGCAGACAGTG GGTATCTTCCTTTGTTGAAATTTGTGTGGTTAATTTGTCATTCGTTGGCTAGTGTTATGCTTATCCAGCACATTCTTCAGGCATTCCCATCATGCGCTTCATTAG GGGAAGTACTTCTAGTGTCTAGTGGTTTGATGCTTTACTTTGGTGACGCACTGGCGCATTCCCTTAGCAAG GCCTTGGCATTCTTAGCACCATCAGCACTGACTTTCCTTAAATATGGAACTCGTTCTGAAATAGCAATAGTTATTCAG GGAGTGATGGTTGGCCTGTTCCTTTTCCCTGCGTTCTACAAAATTGTTCTTTGGGCTTGGCTTCACCTAACAAACTTGAGGAAGCCTGAAGCTTTAGCAACCAATGGGGGACCAAACAATGTGGTTGAAATGTCAGTTTTGTTTTATGCTTCTCTCTTGTTCATGTTGACAGCATTGATTCCAGCTTGGATGTACCTTGTTTGGGATTTTCAGAAGCATCCTGTTGCATG GGTGTTTACATTTGTCTTCTCAGACCCACTCAAGCACTTGGCACTATGTTTATATTGGGTTTGTGTGATCTGTGTCTCAGTTTTGCGGTTCTACGATATATCAAAGCACAGCAAGATTGAGAGGATTCTTCTTAGGAAATACTACCATTTAGTGGCAGTTCTAATGTTTTCACctgctcttcttcttctg CCTGCCTTTTTGAACCTTGCATTTGGTGCAGCCTTTGCAGTTTTTCTAGTGTTGGAAATGATTAGG GTCTGGAAAATCTGGCCATTGGGACACACTATTCACCAATTCATGAATGCTTTTACTGATCATCGTGACTCGGACATTCTTATTGTCAG TCACTTCTCCCTCTTACTTGGATGTGCCCTTCCAATATGGATGTCATCTGGGCTGAATGATAGACCCCTTGCTCCTTTTGCTGGGATTTTAAGCCTAGGGATTGGTGACACAATG GCATCAGTTGTTGGCCACAAGTATGGTGTTCTTCGGTGGAGCAAAACTGGAA AGAAAACTATCGAAGGTACTGCAGCTGGAATAACGTCTGTCCTCGCAGCCTGCTCAGTCCTCCTGCCTCTACTAGCATCAACTGGTTATTTCTTTTCCCAG CACTGGTTGTCTTTGCTTGTGGCAGTCACGGTCAGCGGCTTGTTGGAGGCATACACGGCACAACTTGACAATGCCTTTATTCCTCTTGTATTTTACAGCCTCCTGTGTCTATGA